In the genome of Peromyscus eremicus chromosome 1, PerEre_H2_v1, whole genome shotgun sequence, the window TCATGGTGGTAACCCAATGACTGGATCCCTTACCTTGAGTCTGAGTAGAGACTCACTAGATAGAAATAGTTTCGTACATTTCTAAACCTATGAGATGAACTTTGAACCTGCTTCCCTTTGTAGGAGAGTCGTGACAAGCGTTATCTCATCCAGAAACTAACAGAAGCTCAAAGGGATGTGCGGAGCCAGCCGGCTTGAGCATGAAGATGCTGCCTGCAACTTCTCAGCATGTGACTTTGACGATGACCCTACAAAGTCCACCTGGGTTTGAGTGGAAATGTTAAAACGTATTTTTCTAGACTTTAAGGCTTTAAGCAACCTAGCCAAGTGGGATGACACCTGGTGAGCTGTGGCTCGGACGGCCACCCAGGTTGACACCTGGAGAGCCATAGCTGAGGATTTCACCCAAACACTAACTTCTCAAGTGGCTCAGGCTTTGCAATCAAACAGAGAGagacttttgtttatttatttttttgtttagacttttgtattttttaaaggtttgtatGTGTTGTTTTTTCAAAGTAAAACTGAGTTCCCCTATCTCTGAAGCTGGGTGGTTTCTTTGGAAGCCTTTCCAGGTTGAGTGAGTGCCCTCTCAAATGTCAGTGGTGACTTAAACTTAAACCTGACTTCTTTTTTCAAACGAACATGCATCTTCAGGTGCTAAAGGCTGGGAACAGCTGATAAGAATGTGGAGAGACCATCATGGTAGCCTCTGCCATGTGCCCGGACCACACTTGAATTTCCGCCCGTATGGGTGTCAGCCCTTGAGCAGGGGACTGGGGCAGGTTGGAGCCCCGCTTCTCAGCTCTCCAAGCCTTTTCTGTAGCCTTATTCACTCCTCAAGGGAAAGTGACCTTAGCTGACTGGTTAGTCCCAACCTTCTGTTTCcacctgctctgagttctgagattTGGTGACAGAATTGGAGAAGGGTAAAACCTTGCAAGGTGGATGGACAGTTCCTCTCTGTTTTCCAAATGTCTCTTCCTTGCACGGAGCTCTTCATTCCTGAAGGACCCCAAATGTTTCAGAGCCAGGCTACAGTGTGCTGTTTGGTATTGGAGCTGAGGCTAAGGCTCAGGGGTTATATGTGTGATTGCAGATGTAGATCCATGGCTTAGCCTGTTCATAAGAACAGCCCATAATACAAACATAGGTTGGGTTCTGATTACTTAAATACACGTTCCAAAGGGCTAGGTTTTGTTTGCCTGCACTTAAAACTTTGGATGTGTGTacctttgtttttataaaacattacAAAAATGGAGTGCCTTTTAAGATCTCCACTACAGTAAAAACCATATTTAATAAATACCTCGTCATATGCTTTCCCAAAGCTGACCCTTTTAATAGTGTCTAATTCCATCTGCTTCTACTTTAAAGTCTCTCAGAGTGCTGCAAGCCCTGTGACAGATACTTTGAGTCTTCTACTCTTTTTTACTGGCTCCTAACCTTTTCTGACATTTAAAATTAGGTTCATGTTTTAGAAAACTGCCAAGAAGGATTTCCCTCCTCCAACCACTGCCTTGGTTCTCAAAAATGATTGGCTTCTTGCTCTGAAAGCAAAGCAAACTTGTCATGGCTAACACATCTGTATGTGTATAAAGGGTTCCCcactccccgtgtgtgtgtatgtgtgtgtgtgtgtgtgtgtgtgtgtgtgtgtgtgtgtgtgtagatggaaCTCATCCTCAAGCCCAACACAAtcatttctttgatctttcatgAGGCTGTATTAACACAGGACATTTTTGTGCCTGTGAGAATGTGTTATTTCCTAACCTTTTCTTGTATTTGAAGATCTATGAATTTTTAAACTTAACAGGAATTTTGAATAAACCAAAGTTCATTCCATCCTCATTTTACAAATTCTAATTGTTGGCATTTTTGCCTAGTGCCTTCATATAATACTCTTGTCCCTCACTGTACCCCTGAAGATTATCTACTCTGTTTGTACAGATGGTGGATAAAATGAACAATACGCTGTTTTCTTTGTTATAAAATGGACAGCAAAATATGCCAACTAGTGTGTTAGTTTTAGTTAATGCTGCTAATGTGCATACCTCTTACTTGAATTTTTTGATAACTTTAATAACCAGGCAATGTCAGTTTAGTTTTTAAACCATACCGGCTCTCTAACAGATGTGTTAAACTACTGAGGCTCTCTAACAGATGTGTTAAACTACTGATTACACTGTCTTGAaagttttaaagtgtgtgtgtacttgaaaCCACAGAAGCACCTCGTCAAGAATCAAGTGATGAGGAAAATTGCAATACTCTGTAAAGTTGCTCTTTATTTTTCACTGAAGTTAGAAGAAATAGCATTTTGACATCTGATGGATGTGTTTGATGAATTTTATCACTTCTTGGCTTTCCTGAAGCCAAAGAAAAGcatgtctatgtgtttgtgtttaaaacttcaaagacaaagatattttaagtattttatatctCAGCACCATAGAAAACAACTGttagtgtttattttattctataaagatataataaatattgaagtagatatatatatatatgtgttgaGTATGTGTTGTGAATACATATTTCTGATTTTTTCCTTAATACCTTGAAGTTCTGTGCAAGTAGTTACATCCTTCTTTTTACTGGTCTCATAGCATTGCACAGCAGCAATACACATGTCCTGTAACCATGGAACCACTAATGGGTACTTGAAGTGGGTTTTGTCATtcttcccctacacacacactggAAGATTGAACTTTAAAAGCCCCCTGCAAACATTTCCAGTTTGCACTCTTCTTCTATAggctcttgcttttttttttctttttaaaggcagaCTGGCAGGTTCTTGCAGTCACAAAAATGGTCACATCCCAGTAAAAGGAGAATCCAGTTAGACAGGTCTTTAGTTTGCATTAACTCTTTAAGTTCGCAAATAAGATCTTGCAGCTGAAAATCTGATGGGCTGCTAGCCACTTAGGCTAAGTATTTGGGAAAAAATGAATTCATTATTTTCCAGGGTGGCACAAGGTCCGACCTTATGAGAACTTCTGAACACATCCTGACGCTGTAGTGTGCGGCTTTCCCAGAAGCCTGACCAGAGTGAGAGAAGTGATGGAAACATGGGATGTGTACCCTTTGCTGTGTGACTGTGAACAAATGTCTTCACCTTCTTAGACAgtttctttacatttaaaatacaaaataagacaAATTGCTTTTCTATTTCAGCATTTGATTAGAGAAGCACATACTCTTTGTTCCCTTTTGGTTTGGAAACATAAAAATACTTACCATAGAAACTACATTGAAAAACTacagaggaaaattaaaattacaagtacacaacttttttttttaaatgaagtacaGAGGCAccagtgaggctgaggcaggcagactgcaaagacttcaaggccagcctggactacacagcaagttccaagactcCCGGATACAGGGTGAGACGGTTGTCttataaccaaaaataaaaaaataaagcacaagtagagggagagaagaaaaaaaaattgtagtatTCTCACTTTCtccacttaaatgttttcttattttattcaaaGTTCTTTCACAGTTCATCGTACTGACATACACCTGTGAGCTCCGGAGGCTGAAGCAGCTGTATCACCACTCTGAGGCGAGCCTGAGTTACCCAATCAGatctgaactttaaaaaaatcatcacacACATTCCAGGGAGCTGCTATCTCTGCTCatgaatcactttttttttttttttttttttttttttagcattctcTTGATGGTaacattgaatttttttaaaatgtgatttgtgaattgttgttttggggtttttgctcttttggggagcctgtcaccagctcccaaataaatcacacatgtaggcttattcttaattatgaatgcctggccttagcttggcttgatttctagctttttttctttcttttcttttcttttttttttttttttgagacaaggtttctctgtgtagctttgcgcctttcctggaactcactctgtagaccagtctggtcttgaactcacagagatctgcctgcctctgcctcccaagtgctgggattaaaggcgtgcaccaccaccgcccggccaagccagcttttcttaacttatcccatctacctttggcctttgggcttttcccgttctcttacttctgttaatcttacttttactctgtggcttgctggttgtgtagctgggtggctggcccctggagccgcctcctcctctggctgctagatctcttcctttttctcccagatttctccttctatatattctctctgcctgccaaccccacctatccttcctcctgccttgccattcattggccatttagttctttattcgACCATCAGGTGTTtgtttagacaagcacagtaacacagcttcacagagttaaacaaatgcaacataaacaaaagtaacacaccttaaaatagtattctactaCAGTGAGTATGTGTCCTGTGTGTCTGCACAGTCCAGAGGAGGGTGCCTGATACCCTAGACctgtagttacaggcagctgttagcctcctggtgtgggtgctgggactcaaacccaggtcttgtCAGGTCTGACAAGaccaggaagcactcttaacctctgagccatctctctgctccAACTTTTAACATTTTACTTCCAAAATTTTTCCATAACTAGGACATCATACAtcccaacattttttttctccttagatCTAGAAGTGCAATACATGGCAAAGGCTTTGAATCTGTGATGGTTTTGGGATCGAGATTTAAGCTGAGCATGACAAGGGAATGTTATAGCACCCTCACTGCCGCTAATATTGAGTACTTGGTTCATCTTAATTTTAAGTTACTGTAGTATACTAATTTGAACACTATAGTTACATAGAATAGCTTAGTAGCTTCAATTATTTTACAGTAGCTATGCATCAAATATATACAATAACCAAAGGTTCAAGCTGAAGCTCCCTTAAAGGCACAGCTTCTGGTGGCACCTATAATAACTGATGTATATCATTGTAGGCATTTTTTTGTCCTCATACACATTACTTACTTCAAAGTTTATTTCTGTTGGCTAGACCCTAGCTGTCATATTAATGGATATGCACTTTTAAAGGGTTAACGTATGTTGCTAAACTTTCCTTCCCTCAATACACAGCCATCTTCACCACTAATGTGCGCAGATACACACGGCCAGAAATAATCCAGTAAAGTATGAAGAGCAATGTATGAAACAAACCTCAATATGAAAATTGAGAAGGGACAGGAAATATTGTGAAATGAACTATCAGACCCACAATTACACCAAACACTGAAGTGTTTTAGTACGTAATTTCTACTGATTTTTAGGTGTAGAGAGGCtgcaaatagagaaaaataatcttCGTAAAGCGGGGGAAACAAAGACCCCAACATGACCTAGGAGTCGCCTTCCCAAGACAGTGGGCAGTGCACCTGGGCTGCTTCTCCAGGGAAACTCCGCATCCTCATCCATAAAAGCAGCTAAGGCCCCCTTCATGACGTCACAATGATCGACAGGGAGTACATCCAATAGAGTTCTTGCATTGGCCATTTCCAGCCAATCGGATGGAATGCCGGGTCTAGGGGCGTTTCCGCTGGTTCCGGTCCGACGCACTGGTGCGTCATCACCCTGAGCCGAAAGCACGATTGGCCCAGGCTCTCGGGCCGTGGTTGCATTGTCACCGGCGATGAGCGGCGCGAGGGCGATAGCGGCTGCCTCGGTGTGGCGCCTGCAGAAGAGTGCCCAGAGGCCCTCCTCAGGTACCGGCCGCTCGCGGTCCCGGGCCGGCGCAGGGTTCCATGCGGGGAGTATTTGAAGGGGAGGTCACGGGTGTCACGGGGAGACGTTCATTGCGTCACAGGCGCGCGACGTGGGGGTGGGACTTGTAGCATACGTCGAGGTGATTGACAGAAACAGGTGGACTTGCGCAGGATGCGCTGGGGGACCGAGTGATTACCAGCCTATGACTTGACGTCAGTGCAGATGTGGAACTTGAGTGTCCTTGCAGTATCACTGTAGTCTCTACCGGGACTTTCTCGAGCAAAGTAGCCCTCCGTCGGCAGCATTAACCTGTTAGAAATGCAGATCTCCGGGTCCCGCTCATTATCTACTTGATATATGTTTGATATATGTTTCATTATCTTCTTGATATATGTTTGATATATGtttcttttctagattttttaaaaattgtgtgtgtgtgtgtgtgcgcgcgcgcgcgcgcgctcgcaCGCTCGCACTCGCACAATAGTTAAGTGCCATAGATGCCAGAGCGGGGTTTAAATTTGGAGCTGAAATAACAGGCCGTTTGTGAGCTCCTGTATGTTGGTGCTGAAaacgaactcaagtcctctgcaaagtgcagtacacactcttaactgctgagccctctttccAGCCCTGGTATCAGTATTTTTATCAAGCTCCTCATGGGACTGTTTGCATTGCAAAATATGAGAAACATTGaatttggaatgaagagaagtggATCTGGATTCAGGTCTGAATCATGTATCATCTGAGCTGCCCCTGAAAATTTTGAGGCCGTTTTTGCAAAACTAAATCTTCAGGCATTAGATCTCTGTTTTGCCTGATAGCAATACTGTTTGCAATTTTGCGATATGTTTTTGTATAACTACGAcgtattaaataattttatcaaaACCACGTCTTTGTGGTAAACAGTAAGCCAGTATTGCCTGGCCCCAAATGGATGAATAatcacgcgcacgcacgcacgcacacacacacacacacacacacaccaccaccaccataacaaGATATGAAACTTCATTAGATACTGTTTGTGTATGCCTACCAAGGCTTGACCCaagactgtttttctttctgaaaaagaaGAGTGCTTAGCAAGTGTTTACATATTATTTAAGAAATGTCAGCTGTAAATAGAGATGTTTTCCTTGATGACAAATGGACTAGAAGAGAATTTTTAAGAGCCTCTTAGTATGTTACTTATTATTCCATAAGCTACTTAAAACCTCCCAGGTACCACTGTTGGAACAGCACATTTGAGAGCTTCTAACACTGagcttctgtttattttaaagtgGGTAACAAGGCAGTCAGGACCCAGGGATGTGAATATTAAGACTTCTTGTTAACCCAGTGAGCAGGTAACAGTAAGAATCATTTGgtcgagcggtggtggcacacgcttttaatcccagtactcagcaggcagatctccatgagttcaaggccagcctggtctaccgagtgagttttcaggacagccaaggctacatagaaaccctgtcttgaaaacacacacacacacacacacacacacacacacacacacacagaaccatttgttttcatttatgaaGTTATTTGGCTTCCTTTGTCTCATTTAGCCTCATGATAATAAAGAATCTTAAGTGTGTGTTtctccttaaaaaagaaaatagccttGTTATtgggtagttttttgttttggctttgagacagcatctcactctgtagctctggctgacctggaacttgctatttctccaggatgtcctcaaactcacagagctctgccgcctctgcctcctgatgttGGAATTGATTGGGGATTTAACCCATCTATATGGGTTTGGTTAGATAAAAGGACAAACACAAGCTTCATGATCCTCTATTGAGTGCCTGAATCTAGACGAGAGGTGGGATTTTAGGGAGCAGTCCAATGTGTTCTCAGTAAAAAAGCCAGCTGTATGAACTTGGTCCACCGGCTCAGCTCTTTGCTATTTTTCAGTAACTTTTTAAAAGGGTTGCCTCTTCCTTTGCTAATGAGTAAGAGAATTAGCAAACAAGGTTGTGCTGAGAAGTAGAACTGGGTCATCAGTTCTGTCTCCAGACCCTACTTTCTTCAAGGAAACAGGTTGGCCAGAAGTGcagggccttgaacttgaaacACAGCAGGTCACTTTGGTTGTGTCCCATTGCTCTCCCATAAAACATAGGCCACAGCCCGTAGAGGCCACTTTCTGAAGACAATCAGGAGTGGTGTCTTACATTGGCACCACTGAGGTTCTGTGTCTTCTTTCTGGACTCTGTTCAGGTAGACTATTTTCCCTGAATACATCAAGCCCTGGGCTTGTTCTGCAGCACCATAATAAATAAGTACAACATTTAAAATTCTACTTGGGccgggcagtggcggcacacacctttaatcccagcactcgggaggcagaggtagatggatctctgtgagttcgaggccagcctgggctacaaagcgagttctaggatagccaaggctgttacacagagaaacactgtctcaggaaaaaacaaaaaacaaaacaaaacaaaaaaaaagttctacTTATTAGCAAAGTTCATGTTCAGGACCCTGACATGCATGTATCCTAGATTCACCAAGCCCGCCCCATGGCCTTGTGCCTGGAGACCTTAGACCTTCTTAATGGAAGAGCCAAAGATGTGTCCCAGATGACTCTTTTCACCCCTTTTCTGGATGTTGAAGTTAGCCGAGGTGTAAAGACCCAGTAGTCATAGCAAAGTGCCTGTAACACTTTAAGTAATGCCAACCTAGGCTGCAGCTGGGGTGACAAGCCAGAGGACCCATGGTTTCTGTTTTCATAGGAGGCGAACGAACCTTACTACaaaggcggtggtggcgcacgcctttaatcccagcactcgggaggcagagccaggcagatctctgtgagttcaaggccagcctggtctacagagcgagatccaggacaggcaccaaaactacacagagaaaccctgtcttgaaaagccaaaaaaaaaaaaaaaaaaaaacctcctcaaAGGGGGTGAACATTTGAGATCCTCTAATCTAGGGCTAAGAGAGTATAACGGAAGGGTTTGCCCTTCAGTTTCCTCAAaagaatttacattttaaagaggAGTTTAGTTTGTGAGGTCAAACCTAAACTGTCAGACTGGGTCTCTAGCCACCTGTCCATGGACCTGGTGTAAGTCCCAACCTGGGCTGCCAGACTTTGCACCCTGAGCTGTTTCCCAGGGAGACTGGGGAAGGGCATCATGGCTTTGGATGTGTTCCATGGGCTTCTGCTGTGCCCTTGGGAGGGGAGAGCCTTTCCTGAAGCCGCTGTCACGTGAGCTGCCTGGTGAGACAGGCTTCAGCCTCTCcagatggccgtgtgtgtaaagcAAAGCCAGAAGCCCATGATTTTAGTGAAATCTTTTGGGTTTGAGATGTCCAGAGGACAAAGAATGCATTGATAGACATGCCCGGCCCTCAGGGCTCATTTATGGCCTTGGTTCTAACATGTCTTTCATTCTGTTTGCAAAAGGACTACAGgcctgtgagatggttcagtgggtaaaggtgcttgctgccaagcctaagggCTTGAGTTCCATGCCTGGGCCCCacatggaggagggagaaaactgatgtctgcaaattgtcctctgactgccacttgcacatcaacacacacacacacacacacacacacacacacacacacacacagatatatgtcatcttttcagaataaaaagcACAGTATCAATATCAATGTTCTGTGTGGATGATGAAGGACCGTTACTTGCATTTTCCTTGCAGCCTGTGGAAGAGGCATCGTCATCAGGTTTCACAGTTCTGGAATGACCCTAGACAATATTAACCGGGCAACTGTGGATCGAATCATCCGGGTGGATCACGCTGGTGAATATGGAGCAAACCGCATCTATGCAGGGCAGATGGCTGTGCTGGGCCGGTCCAGTGTTGGCCCTGTCATTCAGGTGGGCTCTTCCCTAAGTCTCAACCTATCTGTTGCATTGGCAATCTATCTGAAGCCCACAGTAATCACTTTTGCCAGTATGTCCCAAAGGGAggttctgggaaacaaagagCACGTGTTCTGTTTATATAAAAGCACAGATATAAATTGAacatggctgggtgtggtggtacatgcctttaatcccagcacttgggaggtagaggcaacgtgctctctgtgagtttgaggccagcctggtctacataggaagtgtCAGTCAGAAAGaatggggagagaggaagtgtaaaagaaagaaattgagtgtGAAAATCGAGTGTATTTGTGGTGTGAATGTTTCATGGTAGAAAAGGCTGAAAAATCCCTTCATTAAGGGAATGTTCCATGTGCCAGGAGGTCATTGTAGGCTTCTCCAGTCACAGAGTGCCAGAGAGAGGGGTTTATAGTCCCAAAGATCCAGTTTTCCTTTCTAGATCTCTCACCTTCTGTGGCATTGAAGAGGTCACGTGACCTGTGTAAACTAGCCTGGTAAAACCCCTAACTTTGGTTTGGTTGGGGAATAAACAAGCTCATATGGAGCTGttggcaccatgcctggcatgtGGTATCGTAGCATGGTGTCCCTTCAGATTCGCCGCAGACACCCCAGAGGTCATCCATGTGTAAGATGGTCTATATCTGCAGGAAGCCCCTGCTCTGCGCATCTCTACCTTGAAGCATGTCAAGGCTATTGAGAGTCCCCCATGCCAGGAGAGTACCACACATTTGCTGTTCTGTTTCCTATTGAGAGCagtctgtgtgttttcaggacaCAGTTCTTTGCCGTTATTTTCACCTGTGGTTGCTTGAACCGATGTCTCAGAGCCTGGGGTTCCCGAGGGCTCACTGCAAGATGACTGAGCTCTGAGTCCTCAGGATAATCGGTCTGCCCTAACAAGGCATTGTGTGGGTGGCAGGAGTAGCCTGCCTGAGCCATGTGGATGGCACCCGGTGCTTAGGAGGCACTGACTGTCTCACCTTGGCTGCTGTCACCCTTCTGTCCCCGTCCTTTGTGTGGAGTCTAGAAGGAAATTACACCGTGACTGACATTTTGCCCTTCCAGTTCTGAACTGGGTCAGCGTCTCGCACACAGATGTGGAGCCTGGTCACTGAGGTGTGTGTGGGTCTGAAGGTGTGGCAGTGGAGCTCTCAGCTGTGTGTGAGGTGCAGCTTCCGTTCCTCCTTTGCCTCGCGGGCTCTTTCTCTTTGGAGATTCTTCTGTGTTTGCTTTTATCTTATGGATACGTAAGGGATGGGAGGCAGCATTCTCCTCATTACACCGCTTCCTCATTGCCATAGCAAGTCCTCAGGGTGTAGCAGCAGGCCCCTGTAATGCTTGCCGCTTTttatggttttggtttggtttggttgttgttatggtggtggggtttttgttgttgttggtggtggtggtatttttttagttttttaatttttttcctagaaaatgtGGGATCAAGAGAAGGACCATTTGAAAAAGTTCAATGAGCTGATGGTTGCATTCAGGGTCCGACCTACGATTCTGATGCCCTTATGGAACTTGGCGGGCTTTGCACTAGGTAAGTGTCTGTCCAGGAGCAACTTGGGCTGTTGGTAATGGGTTCATGTCTTCACCAAACCTTTGTTATTTACTTAGTGTTTTCCTAAACTTAAATTGAGCGGATTGAATTTTTTTTGCTCATATAACTTTAAGATAGAATCACCACTTTCATAAATAGAAAGTATAATACACACAGAGGGAAGCTAGATAGTGAAGTCACAGCCAGATGATGTCTCCTGGTGATTCTAACCTGAGATCAGCTTGAGTGCTGGGCATGGTCgcccacccctttaatcccagcactcaggaggcagaggcaggcagatctgagttcaaggccagcctgggctacagagtgagttccaggacagccaggggtacacagagaaaccctgtctcaagccccTGCcccaaagggaagaaaaaaagaagagcaaagaACTCAGTGTCACGCTCTCGGCTCTCAGCAGAAGGGCCAGGGCTCATTGAGCCTGCCTGGTGGTGCCAACTTGCAGCTCCCCACTCACGTGGCCGAGGCAGGAGGGTGGAGAACacaagccttggctacacagtaacTTCCAGGTGAACTTGGGTTTcgtagtgaggccttgtctcaaaaaacaaaaccaatcaaaccaaccaaataaaacagaaaaatgcacTCAAAAAGCACTTGTGACTAGCATCTAGTAACGAGCTCAAACTACTTCTCAACGTGGGGTAACTGTCTCAGAACATTCATGGGAATATCTAAATGTCCAGTAGTTATGCTTAGCAGGTATTACTGATATCTGGAGGG includes:
- the Coq7 gene encoding 5-demethoxyubiquinone hydroxylase, mitochondrial, whose amino-acid sequence is MSGARAIAAASVWRLQKSAQRPSSACGRGIVIRFHSSGMTLDNINRATVDRIIRVDHAGEYGANRIYAGQMAVLGRSSVGPVIQKMWDQEKDHLKKFNELMVAFRVRPTILMPLWNLAGFALGAGTALLGKEGAMACTVAVEESIAHHYNNQIRTLMEEDPGKYEELLQVIKKFRDDELEHHDTGLEHDAELAPAYALLKRAIQAGCSAAIYLSERF